Below is a window of Moorella thermoacetica DNA.
AAATCCGGCTGAGGATAAGCGCGACCATTAAGTTTCTCGGCCCGCAGGGGCCGGGCGGTGCCAAACCCGAAGCCGGCCGGGTCGATACAAGTATAACGGCGAGAAGTGGCGCCCGAAGGGAACCTGCCTCACCCTGGAGGCTGCTTAACCAGCAATCACCATTGGGAGTAGAGCCCTATTTTCGTAGGAGTGAAGCTAATTGAAGATAGCCTACTTTGATTGTTTTTCCGGAATTAGCGGTGATATGTGCCTGGGAGCGTTAATAGCCTGTGGCCTCAGCCAGGACGAGCTAACCTCTGGCTTAAAAGGACTGGGGCTCGAGGGATGGGAATTAAGGGTTAGGGAGGTAAAGCAACACAGCATTGCCGCCACCGATGTCGCTGTCCAGGTGACAGGGAGCCAGCCCCACCGCCACCTGGCGGATATCCTGGGGCTGATCAATAACAGTTCTTTGCCTGCCCCGGTTAAGGAAAAATCTGCGGCGGTATTTAAAAACCTGGCCCGGGCCGAAGGCCAGGTACATGGCATCGACGCCAGCCAGGTCCACTTTCATGAAGTCGGGGCGGTAGACGCCATTATCGACATCGTCGGCAGTATCCTGGGGTTGCACCTCCTGGGTATAGAGAAAGTCATCTCCTCCCCCTTACCTGCTGGTTCCGGCTGGGTGGACTGCCGGCACGGCAAATTACCAGTTCCCGCCCCGGCAACCCTTTACCTTCTCCAGGGCTACCCGGTTTATGGTACTGAAGATAAAGCCGAGCTGGTAACCCCTACCGGCGCGGCCTTGATTACCACCCTGGCCGACAGCTTTGGCCCCTTTCCAGCCATGAACCTGACCAGGGTCGGTTTCGGTGCCGGAAAAACCGAACTTCCCCATCCCAACCTCCTGCGCCTGGCCCTGGGTGAGATCAACAGCGGGCAGCTGGAAGGAGAGGAAAGCAGCCTGGTTATCGAAACAACCATCGACGATATGAACCCCGAATTCTTTCCCGCCCTCCTTGAGGAGACCATGGCCGCCGGCGCTGTTGATGCCTTCTTCACCCCGGTACAAATGAAAAAAGGCCGACCCGGGATCCTCTTTACGGCCCTCTGTCCGGAGAATAAACTGGCCGCTGTTGCGGCTGCCATCTTTACCCATTCCAGCACCCTGGGGTTACGTTTTCGCCGGGACCAACGCCTGGTATGCCAGCGACGGATGGCTGAGGTAGTCACCCCTTATGGCACTGTCCCCGTTAAACTGGGCCTCTACCGTGATCCCACAGGACAGGTTATTACCAACATCGCACCCGAATATGAATCCTGCCGTCAGATTGCCAAGTCTGCCGGCGCCCCCCTGAAGGAAGTCTATGCTGCTGCCCTGGCCGCCGCCAGGGCGCTAAAGGCTTTTTAAATCACGGGAATATAAGATAACCCTACCCGCTCGTGTAGGGTTATCAACGGTCTGAATATAGCGCAAGGGATAAGTTTAACCCCTGCCTTAAAATAGGGCAGGGGTTAAACTTTTATTGCCTTAAAGTTGTTAGTGCCACCATAATGCCAGGAGGGCAGCGAAAAAGAGGGAAGGTAGTAGGTTCCCGATATGTAACTCCTTTATCTTCAGCACCCCCAGGGAAATAGCAATAATCAAGAGACCGCCTGTAGCCGTGATCTCAGTCACCGCTGCCGGCGTGAGGTAGTTCTGCAGCCAGGCAGCCATGAGGGTCAGGCTACCCTGGTAAATAAGAACTGGAAGGGCGGCAAGGGCAACTCCCCAGCCCTGGGTGGTGCTCATGGTAACCGCCAGGATACCATCCAGCAAAGCCTTGGCGTAAAGGATATTGTAATTACCCCGTAATCCAGCTTCCAGGGAGCCCATAACTGCCATGGCCCCCACACAATAGAG
It encodes the following:
- the larC gene encoding nickel pincer cofactor biosynthesis protein LarC codes for the protein MKIAYFDCFSGISGDMCLGALIACGLSQDELTSGLKGLGLEGWELRVREVKQHSIAATDVAVQVTGSQPHRHLADILGLINNSSLPAPVKEKSAAVFKNLARAEGQVHGIDASQVHFHEVGAVDAIIDIVGSILGLHLLGIEKVISSPLPAGSGWVDCRHGKLPVPAPATLYLLQGYPVYGTEDKAELVTPTGAALITTLADSFGPFPAMNLTRVGFGAGKTELPHPNLLRLALGEINSGQLEGEESSLVIETTIDDMNPEFFPALLEETMAAGAVDAFFTPVQMKKGRPGILFTALCPENKLAAVAAAIFTHSSTLGLRFRRDQRLVCQRRMAEVVTPYGTVPVKLGLYRDPTGQVITNIAPEYESCRQIAKSAGAPLKEVYAAALAAARALKAF
- a CDS encoding DUF554 domain-containing protein, with amino-acid sequence MWGTWVNVLAILAGTAFGIIIGKYLPQRLQATVTQATGLGILLVGLSMAIQSRNIVLVIVSLAAGGITGEALDIEDHLTGLGRRLERLFTSGSSWQLTRAFVSASLLYCVGAMAVMGSLEAGLRGNYNILYAKALLDGILAVTMSTTQGWGVALAALPVLIYQGSLTLMAAWLQNYLTPAAVTEITATGGLLIIAISLGVLKIKELHIGNLLPSLFFAALLALWWH